AGTAATCATACCTTGTTCGCCACGTCAAGAGCATCGTGGTCAGGTGTTAAGCGAACATAtgcctttttcttcccatCCGGTCTAAGACACGTAGGGTTAATTGAGGTCTCGTTTGGAAGAGCGGGTAGGGTAACTTACCTGATCAGGGTGTTGACCTTTAAGGCATTAACATCATACAGCTTCTTTACGGCGTCCTTAATCTGACGCTTGTTCGATTGGATGTCAACAATGAACACCAGGGTGTTGTGCTCCTCAATCTTCTTCATGGCCGACTCCGTGTTCAGAGGTCTGTAGAGTTGGTCAGGGATGAGATGGATAGTCTAGAACAACTCACGAAACGATCGTCCTAAACTGATCCATCCGAGGTGCATGAGGAACGCTCTTCCTGGGGTACTTTGGGCTCCTAGGCAAGCGTAGGGTCTTGGGTCGGTGAAAGGAAACTGAATGGCGCGCCTTGCGCGATGAGTGAGATTGAGCACCCTGCAACGCTGCCTTCTTTGCTGCTTTGGCCTTTGCGTCTTTGGTGTCTGATATGAACGTCAGCCCGTCTCCGCCATAAGTGTGTAGGCACGCACTCTGTGGGGCTTTGCCCTTGGTAGTTTTCGTCGTGGCCATTGCAGAGGTCTGTAGAACAAGTCAGTTTGGTCTTGGAAGCCAATCCAACCGATCCGGTCTCCATCCAGCCATTTCCAGTGCTCC
This genomic window from Marasmius oreades isolate 03SP1 chromosome 8, whole genome shotgun sequence contains:
- the 60S_2 gene encoding 60s acidic ribosomal protein P2 (antiSMASH:Cluster_8.2; BUSCO:EOG092657YR) — its product is MATTKTTKGKAPQNTKDAKAKAAKKAALQGAQSHSSRKARHSVSFHRPKTLRLPRSPKYPRKSVPHAPRMDQFRTIVSPLNTESAMKKIEEHNTLVFIVDIQSNKRQIKDAVKKLYDVNALKVNTLIRPDGKKKAYVRLTPDHDALDVANKIGFI